One Borreliella afzelii genomic window carries:
- a CDS encoding complement regulator-acquiring protein, with protein sequence MKNNKLIAIFLLHILTVLILLSCSLEVNKDDNKEKENKKAKIIKNKKNSLNIKKTSRNAKNGKPTVDNLFTAINALKNPPKIAAGNIKNKANPAALKQPNNANANVNIPKQIVDPEAKELIQKILDRSENIVQIGEIDSNKGEPDDQFGMKAEIFSKIFFNAGSTVHFDENEYLNERRMLYTSLNFNESTILNLGKILSKLSQNSNYRSLVKETLINRGFSIQLAMEEISLKVLNVKDKIQHLNKPDLKTLYYDFNKLEKLKEKWLKDVDDIIKDYNANPELRTDISKLHDNVELKNSKALFADTHDIILNLINTTTNILTPIQ encoded by the coding sequence TTGAAAAATAATAAATTAATTGCAATATTTTTATTGCATATATTAACTGTGCTAATTTTGCTTTCTTGCTCGCTAGAAGTCAACAAAGATGATAATAAAGAGAAAGAAAATAAAAAAGCAAAAATAATTAAAAATAAAAAAAACTCATTAAACATTAAAAAAACGTCTCGAAACGCTAAAAATGGAAAACCAACAGTAGATAATCTATTTACAGCAATTAACGCTTTAAAAAACCCACCAAAAATCGCAGCTGGCAATATTAAAAACAAAGCAAATCCAGCAGCCTTAAAGCAGCCTAACAATGCAAATGCTAATGTTAATATTCCAAAACAAATAGTAGATCCTGAGGCTAAAGAGTTAATACAAAAAATATTAGACAGATCTGAGAATATTGTTCAAATAGGCGAAATTGATTCTAACAAAGGCGAACCTGATGACCAATTTGGAATGAAAGCAGAAATATTTAGTAAAATATTTTTCAATGCAGGTTCAACAGTACATTTTGACGAAAACGAATATCTAAATGAAAGAAGAATGCTTTACACATCTTTAAATTTCAACGAAAGCACAATTTTAAATCTTGGAAAGATTTTATCAAAACTAAGCCAAAATTCAAACTACCGAAGCTTAGTTAAAGAAACTCTTATAAACAGAGGCTTTAGTATTCAATTAGCAATGGAAGAAATCAGCTTGAAAGTATTGAATGTAAAAGACAAAATCCAACATCTAAACAAACCTGATTTGAAAACACTCTACTATGATTTTAACAAACTTGAAAAACTTAAAGAAAAATGGCTAAAAGATGTAGATGACATTATTAAAGACTACAATGCTAATCCCGAATTACGAACTGACATTTCAAAATTACATGACAATGTGGAACTAAAAAATTCAAAAGCGCTATTCGCAGATACTCACGATATAATTTTAAATTTAATTAACACAACCACCAATATTCTTACTCCAATTCAGTAA